One Rhizoctonia solani chromosome 1, complete sequence DNA window includes the following coding sequences:
- a CDS encoding nucleotide excision repair protein RAD16, which produces MPPRRRSAAASAASSKTSTRAPSRSTRSSSSKSTPATSIAPSSEDEATKKPTNTRKRRRQDDMDSDAIDESDKENEPENKSRGRKKRTISKVIIEIPAPQETVKAPKKAAPKIPGPSRNARAPAKSRRSSVLVSASKNRPSPPEKSGSESEHESEEDSDDDSGSEFDGSDIELEDAPEEELAHIKTKSQSSRRRAKSMDSDALDDGSDENASEDEALMLEAAIHASLAPDVDENGAGPSKSRPSAATARNKAAALRAAAAERRLGVKKADSGSDEFELDDGDDDEESAVLTDDSDEPLNKPGKSAKQTKKTGTMTIAQMRAERRAAKAASRSEMAPIASALRKKRKELGRKLTWAERTSVMLTLHHPELEDVWGDLERTIKPVAPQKADQPEGLKVTLLPFQRESLYWMRKQETGPWAGGMLADEMGMGKTIQTLALLVSDRQKPNLVVAPTVAIMQWKNEIEAHTEGFKVYMFHGGSREKNIKELAKYDIVLTSYSVLESSFRKQISGFKRKGEIVKEKSPLHALNWRRIILDEAHNIKERSTNTAKGAFELKGDYRWCLSGTPLQNRVGELYSLVRFIGGDPFSYYFCKRCPCKSLHWRFSDKKGCDDCGHSPMNHTCFWNNEILTPIQKNGMIGPGAIAFKKLKILLDRMMLRRTKVERADDLGLPPRTVVVRRDYFSPEEKELYLSLFSDAKRQFSTYVDAGTVLNNYSNIFSLLTRMRQMACHPDLVLKSKRNADLSGHITEAMVCRLCNDLAEDAIQSRCKHTFDRECIKQYLNTAIEQQPACPVCHVPISIDLEGPALEQDEEATAKARQGILGRLDVDTWRSSSKIEALIEELDTLRRQDATIKSIVFSQFVNFLDLIAFRLQRAGFSICRLEGSMSPEARNNTIQHFMNNVEVTVFLVSLKAGGVALNLTEASRVYLMDSWWNPAVEYQAMDRIHRLGQKRPVQAIKLVVEDSIESRIVQLQEKKSAMVDATLSADDNAIGRLTPEDLSFLFRL; this is translated from the exons ATGCCCCCGAGGAGACGAAGTGCCGCAGCATCTGCTGCAAGTTCCAAAACCTCTACTCGTGCCCCTTCTCGCAGCACTCGTTCGTCATCGAGCAAATCTACGCCCGCAACCAGCATAGCGCCGAGCTCCGAGGACGAAGCCACCAAAAAGCCCACCAACACAAGGAAGCGCCGCCGCCAGGATGACATGGACAGTGATGCCATAGATGAGTCCGACAAGGAAAACGAGCCCGAAAACAAGTCCCGGGGTCGGAAAAAGCGTACAATTTCTAAGGTTATTATCGAGATTCCGGCCCCCCAAGAAACCGTCAAGGCCCCGAAAAAAGCTGCTCCCAAG ATTCCTGGGCCATCCCGCAACGCTCGTGCTCCGGCCAAATCACGACGATCAAGCGTCTTGGTTTCAGCCAGCAAAAACAGGCCCTCGCCTCCCGAAAAATCCGGATCCGAATCCGAACACGAATCTGAGGAAGACTCGGACGATGACAGTGGCTCAGAGTTTGATGGCTCCGACATTGAATTGGAAGACGCCCCCGAAGAGGAGTTGGCTCATATCAAGACCAAGTCTCAATCATCCAGGAGGAGGGCCAAGTCTATGGACAGCGACGCACTTGACGATGGTTCGGATGAGAACGCTAGCGAGGACGAAGCGCTTATGTTGGAGGCTGCGATCCATGCTTCGTTGGCCCCTGATGTCGACGAGAACGGAGCTGGTCCTTCGAAATCTCGTCCGTCTGCTGCTACAGCACGCAACAAGGCTGCAGCTTTACGAGCGGCGGCGGCCGAACGTCGTCTTGGCGTCAAGAAAGCCGACTCTGGCTCGGATGAATTTGAACTCGACGATGgtgacgacgacgaagaaAGTGCGGTGCTTACTGATGATTCGGATGAACCATTGAACAAGCCCGGGAAGTCTGCCAAGCAAACGAAGAAAACAGGCACCATGACGATTGCCCAAATGAGAGCCGAACGTCGCGCAGCGAAGGCCGCCTCCAGGTCCGAAATGGCGCCTATTGCCTCTGCGCTTAGGAAGAAACGGAAGGAACTCGGACGTAAATTGACTTGG GCTGAGAGAACGTCGGTTATGTTGACGCTCCACCATCCTGAACTCGAGGACGTTTGGGGCGATCTCGAAAGGACAATCAAACCTGTCGCCCCTCAGAAAGCCGACCAACCCGAAGGACTCAAGGTTACTTTGCTCCCGTTTCAACGGGAGAGTCTCTACTGGATGAGGAAGCAAGAAACTGGGCCTTGGGCCGGTGGAATGTTGGCG GACGAAATGGGTATGGGTAAAACGATTCAAACCCTAGCGCTGCTTGTTAGCGATCGGCAGAAGCCCAATCTCGTAGTTGC GCCCACTGTTGCTATCATGCAATGGAAAAACGAGATTGAAGCACACACTGAGGGTTTCAAGGTCTACATGTTCCATGGAGGATCTCGCGAGAAGAACATTAAAGAATTAGCGAAGTATGACATTGTCCTTACCAGTTACTCCGTTCTCGAATCGTCATTCCGTAAACAAATTTCGGGTTTCAAGCGCAAGGGCGAAATCGTCAAAGAGAAGAGCCCGTTGCATGCTCTCAATTGGCGCCGTATTATT CTTGACGAGGCGCACAATATTAAGGAGCGGTCGACGAACACTGCCAAAGGGGCATTTGAACTGAAGGGGGATTACAGGTGGTGCTTATCTGGTACACCCCTTCAAAATCGTGTCGGAGAACTGTATAGTCTTGTTCG ATTTATCGGAGGAGACCCGTTCTCTTATTACTTTTGTAAACGCTGCCCTTGCAAATCATTGCATTGGCGTTTCTCTGACAAGAAAGGGTGCGATG ACTGCGGACACTCTCCTATGAATCACACTTGCTTCTGGAACAATGAAATTTTGACTCCTATTCAGAAG AATGGCATGATCGGGCCAGGAGCTATTGCTTTCAAGAAGCTCAAGATTCTGCTGGACAGAATGATGCTTCGCCGTACCAAA GTCGAACGGGCTGATGACCTTGGGCTTCCTCCCCGCACCGTTGTCGTTCGCCGCGATTACTTTAGCCCTGAAGAGAAAGAATTATACTTGTCGTTGTTCAGTGACGCTAAGCGCCAGTTTTC TACTTATGTTGATGCAGGAACTGTCTTGAACA ACTATAGTAACATCTTCTCTTT GCTAACCCGCATGCGACAAATGGCTTGCCAT CCTGACCTCGTGCTAAAGAGCAAGCGTAATGCGGACCTATCCGGTCACATAACCGAAGCTATGGTGTGCCGCTTGTGCAATGACCTTGCAGAAGATGCGATCCAGTCACGATGCAAGCACACATTCGATCGCGAATGTATCAAGCAATACTTGAATACGGCCATTGAACAACAG CCTGCTTGCCCGGTTTGCCATGTGCCTATTTCGATTGACCTGGAAGGACCGGCTCTTGAACAAGACGAAGAAGCGACAGCCAAGGCTCGCCAGGGTATTCTAGGGCGTCTCGATGTCGATACTTGgcgttcctcttccaaaATTGAAGCCCTTATTGAGGAACTTGACACTCTTCGGCGCCAAGACGCTACAATCAAGTCGATTGTCTTTTCCCAGTTTGTCAATTTCTTAGATTTGATTGCATTCAGGCTGCAACGAGCCGGTTTCTCG ATCTGTCGACTCGAGGGAAGCATGAGTCCCGAAGCCCGCAACAATACTATTCAACACTTTA TGAACAATGTCGAAGTTACTGTGTTCCTGGTGTCACTAAAGGCTGGTGGTGTGGCTCTGAACTTGACAGAG GCCTCCCGCGTGTATCTGATGGACAGTTGGTGGAATCCCGCTGTTGAATATC AGGCAATGGACCGCATACATCGGCTCGGACAAAAGCGACCGGTCCAGGCTATCAAATTGGTTGTCGAAGACAGTATAGAGAGTCGTATTGTCCAG CTTCAAGAGAAGAAGTCTGCGATGGTTGACGCTACT TTGTCTGCTGATGACAATGCCATTGGAAGACTGACGCCCGAAGAC TTAAGTTTCTTGTTTAGG CTATAA
- a CDS encoding HMG (high mobility group) box protein — MAHPQMHRTKPPPVEIGHIANQINAMPVAPAAEAQKREIVAKLNDLAAQMKTWAAQVEGFALHLNALPVQHQKYPQSPPEMQYSSRGAPANGQSYNTYIAQQYGGSSQYQFQTQQHYSQPGRPESADYVGVQLSKTSPVPLGPGSATPTLDELEKSGKRRRRTDSARKKKDPLAPKRPPSAYILYQNDVRKQMQDKYPDLSYSDVLGKISESWQALEESKKKVYLDMVERDKLRYEDEKLRYNAGQDIPARPVPRRPLSSLRVPSEPDPDADAEVEPEPEGDEEEEPEEEQEEQGQPDAKRSKFGNTYEVQPAQPIVQSPESQPLRAPNEPEHSQPEHSSHAPISLSSQQVHQVAFPQLTPQLSHLQHVIPSGYASIASSIQPHPSPQVGYTPSPTARTTPTPQPQGALSSSQDARTTTPQIAHANLPVTHNSPNISQASPSSHQTHASPQVAHASPNSIPHITHPSPRYVHASLQQAPVQPQPRNPNAISMMQIPHLTQVPSPGVNSPDAPVA, encoded by the exons ATGGCCCATCCACAAATGCACCGTACCAAGCCGCCTCCGGTGGAGATTGGCCACATCGCGAATCAGATCAATGCCATGCCTGTCGCCCCTGCCGCCGAGGCCCAGAAGCGCGAG ATTGTAGCCAAGCTTAATGACCTCGCCGCTCAGATGAAAACCTGGGCGGCTCAGGTGGAAGGTTTTGCGTTGCATTTGAATGCATTACCTGTTCAGCATCAAAAATACCCACAGTCTCCCCCGGAAATGCAGTATTCATCGCGGGGAGCTCCGGCCAATGGCCAGTCATACAACACGTATATTGCTCAACAATATGGCGGCTCTTCACAGTACCAGTTTCAGACACAACAGCATTATTCCCAGCCAGGTCGGCCAGAGTCGGCCGACTACGTGGGTGTTCAACTCTCCAAAACCTCACCGGTGCCACTCGGGCCGGGCAGCGCAACTCCCACCCTGGACGAGTTGGAAAAATCTGGCAAACGACGTCGTAGGACTGATTCGGctagaaagaaaaaagaccCACTGGCGCCTAAGCGACCTCCATCCGCATATATTTTGTATCAAAATGACGTGAGAAAACAGATGCAGGACAAGTACCCTGATTTGTCGTATTCAGACGTATTGGGTAAGATTTCCGAATCGTGGCAGGCGCTCGAGGAAAGCAAGAAGAAG GTGTACTTGGATATGGTCGAGCGTGACAAACTTCGGTACGAAGATGAGAAGTTGCGTTACAACGCGGGGCAGGATATTCCAGCAAGACCCGTACCTCGACGCCCTCTTTCATCACTCCGGGTCCCTTCGGAGCCCGATCCCGATGCTGACGCCGAAGTTGAGCCTGAGCCGGAAGGcgatgaagaggaggaacctgaagaagaacaagaggAACAAGGACAACCAGACGCAAAGCGTTCGAAATTTGGAAACACGTACGAGGTTCAGCCTGCACAACCAATTGTGCAGAGCCCGGAGTCCCAACCCTTGAGAGCACCGAACGAACCTGAGCACTCCCAACCTGAACATTCATCTCATGCTCCAATTTCATTATCATCTCAACAAGTTCATCAAGTTGCATTCCCTCAGTTAACGCCGCAGCTTTCGCACCTTCAACATGTAATTCCATCTGGCTATGCTAGCATTGCTTCTTCGATCCAACCACATCCTTCTCCTCAAGTGGGATACACCCCTTCCCCAACCGCTCGCACAACGCCTACTCCTCAACCTCAAGGCGCACTTTCTTCATCCCAAGATGCTCGTACCACAACCCCCCAAATAGCACATGCCAATCTTCCGGTCACGCACAACTCTCCTAACATATCACAGGCTTCACCGTCTTCCCATCAGACGCATGCATCCCCGCAGGTTGCTCATGCATCCCCCAACAGTATTCCCCATATTACTCACCCATCTCCTCGATATGTACATGCGTCACTTCAACAGGCACCCGTCCAGCCTCAACCTCGGAATCCCAACGCTATTTCGATGATGCAGATTCCCCACTTGACGCAAGTCCCTTCGCCTGGGGTCAATTCTCCGGACGCGCCAGTCGCATAA